The Streptomyces sp. TLI_105 DNA segment AGCTGGACACGGCGAAGTGGAGCCCGTTCGTCACCGACTCCGAGGTCTGGACGACGTATCTGCTGCCCGGCCTCACCGAGACCCTCAAGGCCGCGGCGCTCGCCATCGTGATCGCCCTGCCGCTCGGCGCGGCCCTCGGCATCGGCCGGCTCTCCGACCACCGCTGGGTACGGGTGCCCGTCGGCGTGCTCGTGGAGTTCTTCCGCGCCATCCCGGTGCTGCTCCTGATGATGTTCGCCAACCAGGCCTACCGGGAGTTCACGACCGTCAGCTCCGACTTCCGCCCGCTGTACGCGGTCGTCACCGGTCTGGTGCTCTACAACGCCTCCGTCATCGCCGAGGTCGTCCGGGCCGGCGTGCTCTCGCTGCCCCGGGGCCAGGGCGACGCGGCCGTCGCGCTCGGCATGCGCAAGGGCCAGACCATGCTGTACGTCCTGCTGCCGCAGGCCGTGACCGTCATGCTCCCGGCCCTGGTCAGTCAGCTCGTCGTCATCGTCAAGGACACCGCGCTCGGCGGCGCCCTGCTCGGCTTCGGGGAGCTGCTCAGTCAGAACCGGCAGATCACGGCCAACTACGGCGCCAACACGATCGCCACCCTGGTGGTCATCGCGCTGATTTACATCGCCCTCAACTTCCTCCTCACCGCCCTCGCGGGCCGCCTGGAGAGGCGGCTGCGGCAGGGCAGGAAGTCCCCCTCCGTGACTCTCCCCGCCCAGGCGGGAGCCACCGAGGTGAAGTCGGACGCCGTCAGCGGCGCCTGACTCCGGAGGGCGTCCGCGGGCCTGTGGGGGCCTGCGGGGGCCTCCGTGGACCGACCGGGGTGGGCCGGAGCGGTACTGACCCGAGGTCAGCCGCACCGCGCCCACCCCGTCGCTTGACGCGGGCATCTTCAGTGGGTTGCATACGGTCTGTGATCAACCACCGGGCTCGTGCCACACTCAGCTGTGCTGCCCTCATGACCGTCCGGCCTTCAGGAGCCGCGCCGTGGACCCGGTGATCATCGTGGGCGCGGGGCCGGTCGGCCTCGCGCTCTCCCTCGCGCTCGCCGCGCAGGGCGTGCCCAGCGTCGTCCTCGACGAGGGCACCGGCAAGGAGGAATCCCGCCCGGCACGGAGCGTCGTCCTGCGCGCCGACATGGCCGCGATGGTCGAGCGGCTCGGCTGCACGACCCTCCGTGACGAGGGCGTCCGCTGGATCGGCTGGCGCGGCCTGCGCCGCCGCCAGGAGGTGCGCCGGATCACGCTCGACCTGGGGCTCGGCGGCACGGAGG contains these protein-coding regions:
- a CDS encoding amino acid ABC transporter permease — encoded protein: MSSVLYDTPGPRAKRRNVVYTIGFLAVLALVAWWVLAALDAKHQLDTAKWSPFVTDSEVWTTYLLPGLTETLKAAALAIVIALPLGAALGIGRLSDHRWVRVPVGVLVEFFRAIPVLLLMMFANQAYREFTTVSSDFRPLYAVVTGLVLYNASVIAEVVRAGVLSLPRGQGDAAVALGMRKGQTMLYVLLPQAVTVMLPALVSQLVVIVKDTALGGALLGFGELLSQNRQITANYGANTIATLVVIALIYIALNFLLTALAGRLERRLRQGRKSPSVTLPAQAGATEVKSDAVSGA